The following DNA comes from Quercus robur chromosome 1, dhQueRobu3.1, whole genome shotgun sequence.
GGCCGTGGTGGTGGtcgtgatttgattttggctagGTTTCAGTAGTGATGCATGATTAGAGGTGATGAGCTTAAAAAGCTCTGGCCATGGAGGTTTAGAaggagagcttggtgatcagCCATGGAGCACGGTGTGACGTGGGTTGAGGCAGAGAAAGGATGAGAGGGAAATAGGGGTGGCCGTAGACATTTTGGGTCCTAAGGTGAGAACTAAAAATTGGgcatttttttatacttatatgttaattaaattaatgtttatttaatatttttcataattattttcattttcttctaaattattttgaagttcattatcaagatttgttgtattgcaaaattgaacatcatcttcttctaaattattttggtgaattttttgctcatttgtgatattttcatctaaattttgtgttatattttgtttattattaataacaaatttatccattgatcctttttgagactcaattaatttttcttctttttttaagtttttcatatccaaatatatattttctagtagacatttctaatcaaacaatatatttataaagactaaaataaaaaaataactttcaagtgtagagcaaatgagaaatagaacttgatttatataaaaaatattgttgtagtttcactgaacaataacaagtttttagcaatctcaagctacataaattgaaaaaaaaaataagcacaagcataacaaaaatttaagcacaacCATAACACTGACACAAGACTTATTAATAAGGCtcacccaccaaaaaaataaaaaataaaaaataaacaaacaaacaaaaaacaaatcctatctataactaaaaaaaaaaaaaaaaatgcagactttaaaaaataagaataatataaaaaaaaaaaaaaaaaaaaaaaaccttgaaggcCCAAACTTAACGCCCAGTCCAGGGAGGGTCCAGGCAGCCATAATGATAAACTGATAAGTGAcaaacaaagttacaaaaccAGCCAGGGAGGgcccaaacaaacaaagttatcttaagttcttaacaaataaaagcccaaatatttataattttatacctgATTCCTGAGGTGAGGTGagcagttgagacttgagagaggcggagagcagagaatCAGAGAGAGGCTGAGGCGGTTCAGCTGGAGACTGGAGactggagactagagagaggcggagagcagagagtagagagaaaggtaaaatttttagggttttgagtggatttatttgttttgatttgtgattgttttgtggttaatctcttagatcggatttgtagtttatctggttgatttttggtcaatgattttgtttagaaccaatgtttaaccaatgtttaataggatttaccaaaatttttgttttttttttggttaaaaggatgtgccagattatttttgtaattcatttgaaactaaatatatatatatatatatatactacccGGTtggttcttttctaaaattttgggacttgggggccttaggcaattgcctaactcGCCTAAGGGAAGGGCCGGCCCTGGGTGAAATCCCAATAAGTTCATTTGTTGGaaattttctctttcaatgGATATAAATATAAGCTATTGCTCAATAACAATAAGCTTAataaacccaaacccaattATGTACGTGATTTAAAAAGTAGCTGTAAAAACCATGAAATGGAAGTACTTTGAATTTGCTTGATCTGTTGTCTTGTCTCTTATCAAACGGTTGCTGttgctaatttttttaacaatctcCCAGGAAAGGAAACTGAGTGGGAATCTAACCAACTTGAATGAATTAGGCCCATGTAGATAATTTATAGGTTAAGGGATTTTGATACTCCATGATACTATAGCTCACCAGGTTTGGTTTCTGTTGAAGCTCTAGTACCTGCACTCAGTTTCTAGTGCTATAGAAAGCACTGAGGTAGCctgtgattgatgttgatgatcaaaatttatttcatgGGAGTCTTTGATCATACTGTAAATGTGGATGCAGTTGACAACTGTTGGGTCTTTACGTTGACCCAGTTTTGCAATTAGTTAATGCCCTGCCCCAGATTTTGTGCACAGAAAAGTTTTAGCAAGCCTGGCTGTTGCTGAATTGTACCTCTCTCATCATTTTAGAATCGTTAAAAAGACATAGGAAAAAATACTTTGGGATTTAAGATAGCTATTTTATGgatgtctctctctttctcaatgaACAAGACTTTGTCCAACCTCAAACCTAAGCTCTTTTTCCTTTATCCCCACAGATTGTGAAAGTTCTAGATTGCAATCAGCTTTTTCCCAGTCCTTTTTTCTCCCtctaatttttttgtgaaatttaacTTCTTCAATTTGTTGATTCAATTTTGCTCATGTCTATCTTAGCTTGATTCTAGAGATATGCCCATTTTTGTAGGTTTCAGAACTATGAACTGGATTCAGCGCAAGATCTATCTTTACAATGTTACTTTTGGGCTCTACATGTTGGATTGGTGGGAGCGTTATCTTTTCAGTATCCTTCATTGCACCATTCTCCTTAAGGATCCAATCTCCTTGATATATGTCTGTAATACCTTATGTCATGGATATTGTTATTTTTCATACTATTTTGACATTTGTGAAGCCAATTATGAGCTAAACAAATAGtagtataattttgttttgagtcaaaattcaaaactaagaGTTAAGGTTAATTTACAAAATAGTTAATAACTACTGTTGGTTTTATCTGCCACCATTCCATCGTCAACCAGCACTTGTGAATTCCTAAATTGTACCAGATACTTTGATCATCATGTTGATGTGGTTCATTCTTTACAACGGATCACGATATGTAACTGAGTTCTGCAAGAGGTAACTTAAGAACCTTTATTCTTTCTCATGAAGCAATAACTTATATAGCATTTTACTATTGGATAAAGTCGCTATGTACTTTGTGACGCACTTTTGGACAAGTAAGGATATGCAATATTTTCCATATCATTACTTAGGGGTGTAAGGAATACAGCTTATACTTTAAGCTAAACTTTTGAGATATTGGAAAGAGATGGAATTTGTACTAAAACAATTCATTTTTTGACCAACGAAATTTTATAGCACCTCTGCATGCATTCATTTTATACATGGAGATCTCAAAATAACTGCTTCTGAATGGTTCTGCATGTCAAAGTGTTTGGTCATGGGTCCTTTTTGTGTGCTGCTTGTCGTGAACATGCATGTGTCATATTTGCCTGCCTTTGTTTTCATACATGCTTGAAAGAGCTGATtgccaaaattaaaaaggaacTTGCAGGTTGTAATTTTAATTGTAGATTGGTGACAATGTTTGACTGCTTTGTACTGGTATTGTTGCAACGAATAAAACAATGGTGGGATTTGGGCCTTGTTTTCTGGCCTGAACCAATGTGGTATGTTCTGTTATTAGTCAGCCGACTCATCCCACAATCAGTGTGTATTGTTATTCTACTACATGTAGAGCTGATcctcaattcttttttttatattattgacTGACTAATATGTCTACTATTGAGTCATTGAACCCCATATTGGAGATTTCTAAATCTCTCTGTCTCTAAAGTAATCTAGTTTACTtataaattatgtaaaaaaaaaagtgcattttcttaatttttctgtAACTTTTATTTCAGGCTTCTAGGGTGAGGACCTGAACTGGAATCAACTTGAAGGATGACAAACAAGGATGTATTGTGGAAGATGTTTGGGAGAGTAGTTTGAATTATgttgtttggatattttttgatatacgtgtgagtgaaaaagtgtgtgaaaatatgtgtaatgttgtttaaaatgtgtaGTTTTGTGTTTGAGATGGCTTGCCAAACAGGCCCTAATGTTGCTGCAGCATATCCCACTCTTATTGGAATGGACTTGGGAGTATCTTAAGTTGTAAAGACAACCGTGTATGTCCTCAatgtacttattaaaaaaaaaaaaaaaaaactatcctcCATGTATTTTACACCCTTGTCATAAGGATTTCAGACCattttctattgttttataGTAATTTCCCACTCATAAGGATTTTGAACCGGTTTAGATTGTTGAAAGTGTTCTCATAAataatattctttatttttggtCACTGAATGAAAATACTTCTTTAGTAAAGTGGAAAACAAGCATACATGCATCGACAACAGAAGCATTCCTCTCCAACACTCAGCAACTGAAAATGGGAGCCTATCTACCAAGAGGGaaccttcaaatttcaaactgaAGGCTCACTTAGCCATTTGATGACAGCTTTATTGGCTTCCCTATAACACCgagaaaaattacacaaaacAAACTCTTTCACCAGGTTGAATACATCCTCCAAAATAATCTGCAGAAACCATGGTAGGTTGAGCTGTTGGGACTTCAAGACATCTATGCAGTCCTTGGAGTCAATTTCCACAACAACGCCGTGTAGGCAGGCCTACTTGTGACTCACAATGATCACCTAGTGGAGGCTTCTGCTAGTCTGCTAGTTTAGGGATATCTTGTGATCAATTTTGCGAGCTAAAATGGACACAACCTGCATAATCTCTATCAGGTTTGCTCCACGGGACCACTCGGTATCTGCTGAAACCACTGTTGTAGTAAATTAGTAATGCCCCAATATCTAGCTTTTCTTCTCAACTTACATATATATTCGTAAGACTCTGTTTTCTCCTCCCTAATCCTCTGACATCTGCCCGGATATTTTCTCTAGTTGCATTTGTCTTTCTTGACTTTCTtcccaaaagaaaatgaagaaaagcgAAGGCCAGGGAAAGAGATATAGCATTAATCAATATTGTTAACGCTTTTCGCAATGCCtcagccaaaaaataaaagcataaatTTAATAGATAGACCATGAAAgttgaaatattattatttgaactttgaaatacTTACAATAAAACTTTGAGTTGCAAGCTTGGAGTTCTATAATTGAAGGTGcggaaatgagagagagagagagaaggaaggtTACAAGagattttatttagaaaatattgcCGTGTCATCTTTCTATGAgaaatacattttttatttatttcttggaACTCTCTCTAATCTCAATTATCATTAATTGTCTTGTTGACTTCTTTAGGCTTTGTTGTCAATCATTTTGTCTTTGATTTCCTTTTTGGTCACGAGAGTCATTATTATCTTTTTGAATCACTTTTGAAGTTAACGTTGACActtctttatattttgtttttgctctTTGATAACTTGATCTTTGAATCATTTTGGAttgatgttttatttttaatcggTGAATGCATACCTTACATATTCAACTTTACTAGATTCTTTTGcttttattctttaatctaTTAAAAGAACTTGGTTAATTGCAAAATATGAAGAGAAATACGTACATAATGGCAATCTGTTCTTTGATCTATACAACAACCCTCCGAGATGGGCTTCTACTAGCCGAAGACCTTGGAATTGTTAACTTAATTGTTGAGCTTGACACCAGTGTTGTGGTTCAAAATTGCACTTAATTCCTCATTCAAGACTCTTATGGAACCTTTATTGATTGATTGCATGGACCTGTACTAAGCcatcccaaacaaacaaactaagcAGTAAGCATGCATATCGCGAAACAAATAAGTATGCAAACATTCTTGCTATTGTAGGAACTACTTTATTATCTCCTTATGTATCTTTTGTTGAACCATCGGATGGAGTGGAATAATTGCTGGCCCTTAATAAGGCCGAGCACATTTGTAACATACTAACTTATTAATATCTAATCAACTATCTCCTtatttatccccaaaaaaaaaaaaaagtattttgctCCAAGGACCAAGTATTTATTTtgattcttctcaaaaaaaaaaaaaaaaaaaaaaaaaaaaaaaatcttatttgaacaaaacttaggtatgATACTTAaatgttgttccttaggttttcTTGTTAAAACTctgtcatgtggattttttctcatgaaatgaaagtgtattttttaattaaatagccTCATAACTAAATCTTAAGAGAAGAACCTAAGAAACAGCACCTAgagtactgtacctaaattttgtccttattttGATAAACTATACTTCCAGTTGCGTGGAATTTTCTTTTAGCCCgtctttaataaaatttctaaggTTGTGTAAGGTTGTAGTGGTACAACAGCATGAAGATTTGGTAAATTTAAAGACGCTAAGAGCATTTCCAGtagattctccaaatttttatattgtttggagaatgaacagtgacttttaccttttaactaccaacttttttaaatacactttctaacaaattctctatctcattttttatctcatttaaatattatttcttcattcattcttttttcattctttattctttttttaacaaccaTACAtcttcaaacatttttttattcaatacctgattattataatagaaaaaaactTTTGAAGGATGAATAGTAAAAGCTAAGTGTTCTTTTACTTATAGAGAAGTACTGTAGCAATTATACTCCAAAAAGTAGAGATACAGACACTGTTGGAGTGGGCTTTTGGGGTATTGATGCTCTAAAATTGGCTTTAAAAAAGCCATTGGAGATGCTTTAATTTCACTCCTTATTTTGTCCAattctattcttcttcttcttcttttttttttttttttccttcttttgttgAGAATGTCCAATCCTATTGTATAGTTGtattcttaaaatttcaaaacgaAAAAACCTCTACTTCCAATGGCCCAAATGGGCCAGCTTAAATGGGCACCTAAAATGAATAAGTTGGACTGGGATTTTCAATTACGAATACACTTCATTTTTGTataaagctcaagtttctcaaaatgaattttaattgaagAGAAAGTTTTGCTGGATAAAACTTACCTCGATACCAATTTTTGGACGAACTAAGTTATGTTTAATACTTTCATCAATCCCATTTGTCTTGTGCCCTGTACATGTTTCTATTACATAGGTCTCAAAACCATAACTAGACTCTGTTAATTGCTTTTATCGATGCATATCCAGGacggggggtgggggtgggttGAAGAAATCCAGGAGAGGGGGGAATAAACAAAAAGgcacataaaataaaaggaaaaaaaagaaaagaaaagggtagACAAAACATAAGAAGGAGGGGCAATCGTTGACGTGGAATATCTCtcacttgtctttttttttaaatagttttttgtaCAAGGCAATGTTTTTTTGGGCTATAAAATGCCTAGACATCGGCCAATACGTCTAATATAGCCTCCGTTTGGGAAGCGCATTTTTGCGTTTTTGAGtggaaggtttttttttctgTGAGTCTCATGCACTGTTTACGGGACCTATAAGTACATTCattcagcaactttttctttaaattggaTCCCACGGtcattcacacatttaaaaattattttgctataatatttttagttttcaataataagtagtatccaaacagacccataatGTGCTTTCTATGATATTTTTAATGGTACATTTCGAGGGGGGTTTTCTATATCGGTTCATCTACCAATACGAgctacaaaattacaaaaaaataaatgggttGCAAGCTTGTGAAAGCATTCATGTTTAGCAATCTCATTTAATTAATATCTTCTCTTTATGGTTGACCGATTGTTTTAAAGGGAATTGAAATGTGCTATTAATTCAATAAACAATGCCTTCAATGAAAGACAAATGATGTTGTTACAGTAAATTTCAAAACAGTTACAGGAAGTTACAATCACCTATTATCAATTCAACAAGTGTCCTTTAAGCCTGATAGGATAGCAAGGCATGGTAGCTAACAATAATCAATGAAGCATCAAGTATAAATAAAAGAGGCTCCAAAAGAAAGACCATTGTTGAGGGtcatttttgagaatcaaagtagaaagaagaaagccCAGCAACAAGGGCAGCAAATGGGTTGGCAAACAGATTgcaaaccattaggcccaagcagcaagaataatggatcacaggcccatgaaataaacaaatgggccttaaGGAGACAAGTGGGCTTAAAGGAGCccgaaaatagagaaatagCATACCTATGGGCAGTATATGATATGGAAAAGTGAAAATGGGCCACTGCCAGCTCAAAGTAAcgcaaacaaagaaagtaaggggttaaaATCAGGCCTATAAAttccaaggatgagaataaggtaattggactaaggaagcccaatgaagttagtaaaaactCATGGGAATGCAGAGTTAGTaaaagggccaaggaagcccaaagaaagcaaatgggtcaaggatgcccaagaggaaaaacaaaaggGACACAAGAGCCCATAAAGTAGGAGAACTAATGGCCATGCCAAGCCACTGGGGGAAAGAGTAAACGGTTGGCCTAAAGAGGCCTAGCAGGATTGAGTCATTATAGCAGGAATGACAGAATAATATGACAGGAAATGAGGGTAATCAAGAAATGGGCCGAAAAAAATGTAAGGCCCAGTatcaaataaagcccagctcCTAAGGGGAGTAGGAAATCAAAAAGCAGCTCACATGAAAGGTCAAAGAAAACGGACGGCAAACTGTGCAGGTAAGCCTCCAGACCACGGCAGACGaatgagcagcaggcagattTTTGGACACACATAGAAGGGAGGCACGTGCAAGGTCCaagcaccaccagcctgtacccaaccaatacaggACATGGTGAGGTTATGGGTCAGAGGTAAAaaggcatggtttggtggtggggagaggggaaaaatcaatttttgaGGTTTCTGCTCAGACTCTTTTGAGGGAAGTGTCCTGCTGGAATGAcatactacccaaaagaagcaagctgagttggaactACTAGGTGCATGctatgagggatagggagagagaaagaatccaGATCGTAGtaggaaagggtgccacggcagacaaacaaacaaaatacccttctttgtctggtgatagggggtggcacacagacggaccagtggtggtcggcaagtacacccagaccagacaaaggaggttaaaggctaaaacagtaaaatctggTCACGGCAGACATTATAAAAGGAGACCCTTGCCATGAACAAAAGGGAGACAAAACGACGGGAACCATAACGAAGGAATAGGAATTCGAAAAGATATATCAGGAAACAGAAAGAAACGAGTgtgagggaaagaaagaaaagagaaaaaccaaaaagaaaatagatagAGAGTTAGAATGGTAGACATGCACCAATAaattgattctctctctctctcacaaaatcCTGCTCTCTGTCAAAACCAAAATGAGCCATTTGTGCATCAACCATTCAGGTTCGTTTCCCTCAAGGTAGTTAATTTCCACGGCAGGACTTTCCTGGGAGATTAATTGCATTGAAAAGAAACGTTCTTTCCTCTTTGGTTTTGCTCCTGCAGACCAGATTTAATCTGACTTCTTTCTCTTCTGATTAACCCACATATATTACCATTCGTTccctttgttcttttttgtaaaaatgattattattactGTGATTATGTTTCTTGAATAGGGATCATTTAGTCATTTTCCATTAAGTAGCCaggatattttattttgttattattaccATGTTTGTCTGCCACAACTTATCTGAAACAGCTCTGCCTGCCGCATGCATGTTCCTGGCAAACAAGgcatagtttgcgcacaagccggaccaaattgagttgtagttggaccggtctcaactcccttatCCAAAACACCACTTTACAACCATCTCAAACAATTAAGAGAACTTATTATTGAAGTCATTGTGTTATTGTGATAGCTTTGGCTAATTTGAAATATGTTTGCTTTGAATCAGCTTGGTGTTAGTGTGATAACTTAGGCTTTGATATATTTATGCAAACCTTCGAATAAGTTAGACATTGAATTAGTTTGTTTGCAACCTAAATTTAGCCTTTTGAAATCCAATGGTGATCAATATAACTTAGAATCGAATTCTTGTTTTAAGTAACTTTGAATTTcacatataatttttcattttcattattaGCGATCAAGATAACTTAGAATCGAATTCTTGTTTTAAGTAACTTTGAATTTcacatataatttttcattttcattataacttgcattttctataaaaagtttTCTTAAGTGAGTTTAGGGATGGCAAACTTTCCCCGCCCAGCTTAACCCGCTCCACCCAGCTTCGTCCGGCGAGGGTTTTCCCCaccccgcaaaggtggtggggcaaaaatggggcaagattttagggTAGgaatgggtttagactttttagacccatcCCGCCCTGCCCctccccatccccgccccgccccgccccatccCTGCCCCGCATTATTAAgggttataattataaattttttataccctaaaaccctactatttaaacaaatatatcaatattagcttattttattctacctaatgtggttctctgcctttattttgttatatattatactatgagtttgtttgtttgttttttttttttttttttttttttttttttttttaatttttatgattgtcttgttaaatacttggatatattattcaattttttttttctaaaaattgatttaatttgatgggataaatttagttgtaatttcaagtatatttttatcaatgaaataggtttcattaaaaaaattgtactagatgtaaggcaaattaacaaaaagtagaattttacggggtggggtggggtggggtttCGTGGAGccccaaggggcggggatggggtgagaaagttttTCCCATCATGCGAGGCAGGACGAGAATGgggcaagacaaaaccatgcgaGGCGGGGatgaagaccccatccttcggccTCGCCCTGCCCCATTGCCATCCTTAAGTGAGTCATTTCTGAATCCATTCCATAATCCAAGAAGTCAGACTATCACTTTGAACTATTACATCAAAATATAACTTCAACCACTTGCACTAAGTaccaaaacagaaaaagaaaaaaagaaaaaaggcctTTGCTCAAAAAATTGTCTAATATTTTGTTGATTATCTAATGATTTTTTAACTAAGATGCATTTGTCCAACACTTTTTGGGAAAAAAtacttctgtttttttttttcttagaaactTAATAAGTAAGTGtaggtgggttttttgtgtcAACGGGCTAAGGCCTGTCTCGCTACGCCTAGGCTCATTTTGTTGTGGGTCAGGAAGTTGGGCTTCACCCAATACTCTAGTAGGACCATGCCGTGGCCCAGTTTGTGCCCAAGCCTTGCGTCCAAGAATGGAAACaacaaagataaacaaataaatatgcACTTTACTTCGTTGACATTAGCACATGTTTCATGGATTTAAGAAGTAAATGTCTTACGGCAGAAAGTTAGCCGTAGCAAATGGCTTAGTTACAACAGGAACATTTAGTCAACGAAACAACTGATATGACAAATATATCAAAGAGGCTACAATAGAGCAACTAGTACTGCAAAAATGATAAAGATACTACGGCAAAACAACTGATATagcaaaatataataaagataCTACAACAGAGCAATTGATACTGCAAAATATACTAAAGATGTTGTGGCAGAACAactaatacaacaaaatataataaagataCTATAGCAGAGCAACTAATACCACAAAATATACTAAAGATACTGCAGTAGAACAACTGATAcagcaaaatataataaatttctaGTAGGTGAAGTTATTATGCGCAAAAGTTTGTAATGAGAGCGAAATGCTAAATCTTCCCGCAGGAAGTGAACCAAAGAGAACCCGAACCTCAACCTGAACAACCTTACTATTGGGCTATGCCATTAAAGTTGTGCATGATGGGGAATTGGCCAAGATGGCTACTCATTGCTACTTCTGGAATTTCAAATAGTGAGTTTACTTAAGAGGGAGGAAAAAGATATCCTATTGATGCATGTTTTTCTGCCGTGCTTActcccttttcttttcacttccctctttctctcttctttgttaTTTTGCTTTCAATTCTCTCTGTTTTTCCTACCTTCATTCCTCCCCTTTCCCATTTGGGGCTACTATTCCTATTTAAACAGGGTTAATCTTATGGGA
Coding sequences within:
- the LOC126689102 gene encoding uncharacterized protein LOC126689102; its protein translation is MNWIQRKIYLYNVTFGLYMLDWWERYLFNTLIIMLMWFILYNGSRYVTEFCKR